One window from the genome of Streptomyces sp. NBC_01476 encodes:
- the fusA gene encoding elongation factor G — translation MATTSLDLARVRNIGIMAHIDAGKTTTTERILFYTGVSYKIGEVHDGAATMDWMEQEQERGITITSAATTCHWPLDDVDHTINIIDTPGHVDFTVEVERSLRVLDGAVTVFDGVAGVEPQSETVWRQADRYGVPRICFVNKLDRTGAEFHRCVDMIVDRLGATPIVMQLPIGAEADFKGVVDLVTMKALVWSAEATKGEMYDVVDIPATHTEAADEWRGKLLEAVAENDDAMMELYLEGTEPTEEQLYEAIRRITIHSGKGGGTTVTPVFCGSAFKNKGVQPLLDAVVRFLPSPVDIEAIEGHAVGNAEEIVKRRPSDDEPLSALAFKIMSDPHLGKLTFVRIYSGRLEAGSAVLNSVKGKKERIGKIYRMHANKREEIESVGAGDIVAVMGLKQTTTGETLSDDKNPVILESMDFPAPVIQVAIEPKSKGDQEKLGVAIQRLAEEDPSFQVHSDEETGQTIIGGMGELHLEVLVDRMRREFKVEANVGKPQVAYRETIRKTVERIDYTHKKQTGGTGQFAKVQIMLEPLEGGDATYEFVNKVTGGRIPREYIPSVDAGAQEAMKFGILAGYEMVGVRVTLLDGGYHEVDSSELAFKIAGSQAFKEGARKASPVLLEPMMAVEVTTPEDYMGDVIGDLNSRRGQIQAMEERSGARVVKGLVPLSEMFGYVGDLRSKTSGRASYSMQFDSYAEVPRNVAEEIIAKAKGE, via the coding sequence ATGGCCACCACTTCGCTTGACCTGGCCAGGGTCCGCAACATCGGGATCATGGCCCACATCGACGCGGGCAAGACGACGACCACCGAGCGGATCCTGTTCTACACCGGTGTCTCCTACAAGATCGGTGAAGTCCACGACGGCGCAGCCACCATGGACTGGATGGAGCAGGAGCAGGAGCGCGGCATCACGATCACGTCCGCCGCGACGACCTGTCACTGGCCGCTCGACGACGTCGACCACACCATCAACATCATCGACACCCCGGGCCACGTGGACTTCACCGTGGAGGTGGAGCGTTCGCTCCGCGTCCTCGACGGTGCGGTCACCGTGTTCGACGGTGTCGCCGGTGTGGAGCCGCAGTCGGAGACGGTCTGGCGGCAGGCCGACCGCTACGGCGTGCCCCGCATTTGCTTCGTCAACAAGCTCGACCGCACCGGCGCCGAGTTCCACCGCTGTGTCGACATGATCGTGGACCGCCTCGGCGCCACCCCGATCGTCATGCAGCTGCCGATCGGCGCCGAGGCCGACTTCAAGGGCGTTGTCGACCTCGTCACCATGAAGGCCCTGGTGTGGTCCGCGGAAGCGACCAAGGGCGAGATGTACGACGTCGTCGACATCCCGGCCACGCACACCGAAGCGGCCGACGAGTGGCGCGGCAAGCTGCTGGAAGCCGTCGCGGAGAACGACGACGCCATGATGGAGCTGTACCTGGAGGGCACCGAGCCCACCGAGGAGCAGCTGTACGAGGCGATCCGCCGGATCACCATCCACTCCGGAAAGGGCGGCGGCACCACCGTCACCCCGGTGTTCTGCGGCAGCGCGTTCAAGAACAAGGGTGTCCAGCCGCTGCTCGACGCGGTCGTGCGCTTCCTCCCCTCCCCGGTCGACATCGAGGCCATCGAAGGCCACGCGGTCGGCAACGCGGAGGAGATCGTGAAGCGTCGTCCGTCCGACGACGAGCCGCTCTCCGCCCTGGCGTTCAAGATCATGAGCGACCCGCACCTCGGCAAGCTCACCTTCGTCCGGATCTACTCCGGTCGCCTCGAAGCGGGTTCGGCTGTGCTGAACTCGGTGAAGGGCAAGAAGGAGCGCATCGGCAAGATCTACCGGATGCACGCGAACAAGCGTGAGGAGATCGAGTCGGTGGGCGCCGGCGACATCGTCGCCGTGATGGGCCTGAAGCAGACCACCACCGGTGAGACGCTGAGCGACGACAAGAACCCGGTGATCCTGGAGTCCATGGACTTCCCGGCGCCGGTCATCCAGGTCGCGATCGAGCCCAAGTCCAAGGGTGACCAGGAGAAGCTGGGTGTCGCCATCCAGCGTCTCGCGGAGGAGGACCCCTCCTTCCAGGTTCACTCGGACGAGGAGACCGGCCAGACGATCATCGGCGGCATGGGCGAACTGCACCTTGAGGTGCTGGTCGACCGGATGCGGCGCGAGTTCAAGGTCGAGGCCAACGTCGGCAAGCCACAGGTCGCGTACCGCGAGACCATCCGCAAGACGGTCGAGCGCATTGACTACACCCACAAGAAGCAGACCGGTGGTACCGGTCAGTTCGCCAAGGTGCAGATCATGCTCGAGCCGCTCGAAGGCGGCGACGCCACCTACGAGTTCGTCAACAAGGTCACCGGTGGCCGTATCCCCCGGGAGTACATCCCGTCGGTGGACGCGGGCGCCCAGGAAGCAATGAAGTTCGGCATCCTGGCCGGCTACGAGATGGTGGGCGTGCGCGTCACCCTTCTCGACGGCGGTTACCACGAGGTCGACTCCTCCGAGCTGGCGTTCAAGATCGCCGGATCGCAGGCGTTCAAGGAGGGTGCCCGCAAGGCGAGCCCCGTGCTCCTCGAACCGATGATGGCCGTCGAGGTCACCACGCCCGAGGACTACATGGGCGATGTCATCGGCGACCTCAACTCCCGCCGTGGCCAGATCCAGGCCATGGAAGAGCGCAGCGGTGCCCGGGTCGTCAAGGGCCTGGTTCCGCTGTCGGAGATGTTCGGCTACGTCGGTGACCTGAGGTCGAAGACTTCCGGCCGGGCCAGCTATTCCATGCAGTTCGACTCCTACGCCGAGGTTCCGCGGAACGTCGCCGAGGAGATCATCGCGAAGGCCAAGGGCGAGTAG
- the rpsL gene encoding 30S ribosomal protein S12, translating into MPTIQQLVRKGRQDKVEKNKTPALKGSPQRRGVCTRVYTTTPKKPNSALRKVARVRLTSGIEVTAYIPGEGHNLQEHSIVLVRGGRVKDLPGVRYKIIRGSLDTQGVKNRKQARSRYGAKKEK; encoded by the coding sequence GTGCCTACGATCCAGCAGCTGGTCCGGAAGGGCCGGCAGGACAAGGTCGAGAAGAACAAGACGCCCGCGCTCAAGGGTTCCCCCCAGCGCCGTGGCGTTTGCACGCGTGTGTACACGACCACCCCGAAGAAGCCCAACTCGGCGCTGCGCAAGGTCGCCCGTGTACGGCTGACCAGCGGCATCGAGGTCACCGCCTACATCCCGGGCGAGGGCCACAACCTGCAGGAGCACTCCATCGTGCTCGTGCGCGGCGGCCGTGTGAAGGACCTGCCGGGTGTTCGGTACAAGATCATCCGCGGTTCTCTCGACACGCAGGGCGTCAAGAACCGTAAGCAGGCCCGCAGCCGCTACGGCGCCAAGAAGGAGAAGTAA
- a CDS encoding MFS transporter: MSGQPALASAGPGGRALRLRLLGPTLVVVGSLMAVVSSLGAPLIPTIAGADGVSLSTAEWVLTITLMTGALATPVMGRLADGPRQRDVILAALGAVVAGCVVAAVSSGFAMLIVGRGLQGVGLGLLPVAMAIARRNLPPEKSRQAIATLSVTAAIGAGLGYPLTALIAETFDFRGAYWFGAITVGAAFVLAALVLPGRAKVAARRFDTVGAGIISLVVIGLSVALSEAGGWGWTSPRALGIFAACLVLLALWIPYELRVADPLIDLRQVRNRSVLTADVGGFLISVAMYLLLPVVVEFVQVPVANGYGFGASLVVSGLVLVPYAVANFVASRFLGVYERRFGARSMIPLGSLVFAVATGFFALEHSALWEAFVTSGIAGFGMGFTYAAMPGFIVRAVPQRETGSATGFYQVLRSIGLTLGSALSAAVLMAHTHAGDALPAVSGFETALVIASGLGVATAVISFVLPGRGSSRGVVLGVRKRALAGQGAGQRAELEVGQAAGPGAERAVDNMMTEEAELAGSGFMTVDDRGPGER, encoded by the coding sequence ATGAGCGGGCAGCCTGCCCTCGCGTCAGCCGGGCCCGGAGGCCGCGCTCTGCGGCTGCGCCTGCTCGGACCCACCCTGGTCGTCGTGGGCTCGCTGATGGCCGTCGTGTCCAGCCTGGGCGCCCCTCTCATCCCGACCATCGCCGGCGCCGACGGAGTTTCGCTGAGCACCGCGGAGTGGGTGCTCACCATCACCTTGATGACCGGCGCGCTGGCCACTCCGGTGATGGGCCGGCTCGCCGACGGCCCACGGCAGCGGGACGTGATCCTCGCCGCGCTCGGCGCGGTGGTGGCCGGCTGCGTGGTGGCCGCGGTCTCCAGCGGCTTCGCGATGCTGATCGTCGGCCGCGGCCTGCAGGGGGTGGGCCTCGGCCTGCTGCCGGTGGCGATGGCCATCGCCCGCAGGAACCTTCCGCCGGAGAAGTCCCGGCAGGCCATCGCCACCCTGTCGGTGACGGCCGCCATCGGTGCCGGCCTCGGCTACCCGCTGACCGCGCTGATCGCCGAGACCTTCGACTTCCGCGGCGCCTACTGGTTCGGCGCGATCACCGTCGGAGCCGCGTTCGTGCTCGCCGCCCTCGTACTGCCCGGCCGGGCGAAGGTCGCCGCCCGGCGGTTCGACACCGTCGGGGCCGGCATCATCAGCCTGGTCGTCATCGGCCTGTCGGTCGCGCTGAGCGAGGCCGGCGGCTGGGGGTGGACCTCGCCCCGCGCGCTGGGGATCTTCGCCGCCTGCCTGGTGCTGCTCGCGCTGTGGATACCGTACGAACTGCGGGTCGCCGATCCGCTGATCGACCTGCGCCAGGTGCGGAACCGGTCGGTGCTCACCGCCGACGTGGGCGGCTTCCTGATCAGCGTGGCGATGTACCTGCTGCTGCCGGTCGTGGTGGAGTTCGTCCAGGTCCCGGTGGCCAACGGCTACGGGTTCGGGGCGTCGCTGGTCGTCTCCGGGCTGGTGCTCGTGCCGTACGCGGTGGCGAACTTCGTGGCCAGCCGCTTCCTCGGCGTGTACGAACGGCGGTTCGGTGCGCGCAGCATGATCCCGCTCGGCTCGCTGGTCTTCGCGGTGGCGACCGGCTTCTTCGCGCTGGAGCACTCGGCGCTGTGGGAGGCGTTCGTGACGTCCGGGATAGCCGGCTTCGGCATGGGCTTCACCTACGCGGCCATGCCCGGGTTCATCGTCCGGGCGGTGCCGCAGCGCGAGACGGGCAGCGCCACCGGCTTCTACCAGGTGCTCCGGAGCATCGGACTGACGCTGGGCAGCGCGCTGTCCGCCGCCGTACTGATGGCGCACACCCACGCCGGGGACGCGCTGCCGGCCGTGTCGGGCTTCGAGACGGCGCTGGTGATCGCGTCCGGGCTGGGCGTGGCCACCGCGGTGATCAGCTTCGTGCTGCCCGGCCGGGGGTCGAGCCGCGGGGTGGTGCTGGGCGTCCGGAAGCGGGCCCTTGCCGGTCAGGGGGCCGGTCAGCGGGCGGAGCTGGAGGTCGGACAGGCGGCCGGCCCGGGGGCCGAGCGGGCGGTCGACAATATGATGACGGAGGAAGCCGAACTCGCCGGCTCCGGTTTCATGACGGTGGACGACCGGGGACCCGGCGAGCGCTAG
- a CDS encoding tetratricopeptide repeat protein: MPQQAGSPETGTPPVTPVTPTTAADCVRSCTDYLTTDIALAAAGSGARLDQLAEALQRLLDLFEVEPAPSAAEDAPQDPGPGELTGKLFDALLAAGSKALECGPAAVPLAVVISDTVLTHRAESPAGWRLRGRTLEAAGDEAGAIDAYERYLARTGNDSHGVAAKVAGMRAGAERQHQLLRLLERTTPGAAAHSTGSPADLLTQGVALHQRGDRVMAEPRLVGALLAMERAGGPLQEMQQALDQYIDLRITAPDENPEALSTVIGLYADQRRHRVQSLLPDPLYGGVTWLSLGEFRNEIAGKSICLVANSQLVGDSSIGPQIDAYDLVVRFNSYRIDPAATGERTDIHVSADRHTFNWDQHVGTRLIFGGASGYWRRELRSKLVPGAQRYAGDESLRWPLRNVGRIGKDAWPTDPTSGFNMLWLLDFLDVSPRLDLIGFDFHSGGAYRLQRAMRFPLTPEHETSGEKAWVMERAQSVTDMVISLR, encoded by the coding sequence GTGCCGCAGCAGGCCGGCAGCCCCGAAACCGGCACACCCCCCGTCACCCCGGTCACCCCGACGACCGCGGCGGACTGCGTACGGTCGTGTACCGATTACCTCACCACGGACATCGCGCTCGCCGCGGCCGGCTCGGGCGCGCGGCTGGACCAGCTCGCCGAGGCGCTGCAGCGCCTGCTCGACCTCTTCGAGGTGGAGCCCGCGCCCTCGGCCGCCGAAGACGCCCCGCAGGACCCCGGCCCCGGTGAACTGACCGGCAAGCTCTTCGACGCCCTGCTCGCCGCAGGCAGCAAGGCACTGGAGTGCGGCCCCGCCGCGGTCCCGCTCGCCGTCGTCATCAGCGACACCGTGCTCACCCACCGCGCCGAGTCCCCGGCCGGCTGGCGGCTGCGGGGCCGCACGCTGGAGGCCGCGGGCGACGAGGCCGGCGCGATCGACGCGTACGAGCGCTACCTGGCCCGTACCGGCAACGACTCGCACGGCGTCGCCGCCAAGGTCGCCGGGATGCGGGCCGGCGCCGAGCGCCAGCACCAGCTGCTCCGGCTGCTGGAGCGCACCACCCCCGGCGCCGCCGCGCACTCCACCGGTTCGCCCGCCGACCTGCTCACCCAGGGGGTCGCGCTGCACCAGCGCGGGGACCGGGTGATGGCCGAGCCCCGGCTGGTCGGCGCGCTGCTCGCCATGGAGCGGGCCGGCGGCCCGCTGCAGGAGATGCAGCAGGCCCTGGACCAGTACATCGACCTGCGGATCACCGCCCCGGACGAGAACCCCGAGGCGCTCTCCACCGTGATCGGCCTCTACGCCGACCAGCGCAGGCACCGGGTGCAGTCGCTGCTCCCGGACCCGCTCTACGGCGGCGTCACCTGGCTCTCGCTGGGCGAGTTCCGCAACGAGATAGCCGGCAAGTCCATCTGCCTGGTCGCCAACTCGCAGCTCGTGGGCGACAGTTCGATCGGGCCGCAGATCGACGCGTACGACCTGGTGGTGCGCTTCAACTCCTACCGGATCGACCCGGCGGCGACCGGTGAGCGGACCGACATCCACGTCAGCGCGGACCGGCACACGTTCAACTGGGACCAGCACGTCGGCACCCGGCTGATCTTCGGCGGGGCGTCCGGGTACTGGCGGCGGGAACTGCGCAGCAAGCTGGTGCCCGGGGCCCAGCGGTACGCAGGAGACGAGTCGCTGCGGTGGCCGCTGCGCAATGTCGGGCGGATCGGCAAGGACGCCTGGCCGACCGACCCGACCAGCGGCTTCAACATGCTGTGGCTGCTGGACTTCCTGGACGTCAGCCCGCGTCTCGACCTGATCGGTTTCGACTTCCACAGCGGCGGTGCGTACCGACTGCAGCGTGCGATGCGCTTCCCCCTCACCCCCGAGCACGAGACCTCCGGCGAGAAAGCATGGGTCATGGAACGCGCCCAGAGCGTCACCGACATGGTGATCAGCCTGCGATGA
- the tuf gene encoding elongation factor Tu encodes MAKAKFERTKPHVNIGTIGHIDHGKTTLTAAITKVLHDAYPDLNEASAFDQIDKAPEERQRGITISIAHVEYQTESRHYAHVDCPGHADYIKNMITGAAQMDGAILVVAATDGPMPQTKEHVLLARQVGVPYIVVALNKADMVDDEEILELVELEVRELLSEYEFPGDDLPVVRVSALKALEGDKEWGEKLLGLMAAVDESIPTPTRDVEKPFLMPIEDVFTITGRGTVVTGRIERGVLKVNETVDIIGIKTEKTTTTVTGIEMFRKLLDEGQAGENVGLLLRGIKREDVERGQVIIKPGTVTPHTEFEAQAYILSKDEGGRHTPFFNNYRPQFYFRTTDVTGVVTLPEGTEMVMPGDNTAMSVQLIQPIAMEEGLKFAIREGGRTVGAGQVTKINK; translated from the coding sequence GTGGCGAAGGCGAAGTTCGAGCGGACTAAGCCGCACGTCAACATCGGCACCATCGGTCACATCGACCACGGTAAGACCACGCTTACCGCGGCGATCACCAAGGTGCTGCACGACGCGTACCCGGACCTGAACGAGGCTTCGGCCTTCGACCAGATCGACAAGGCTCCTGAGGAGCGCCAGCGCGGTATCACCATCTCCATCGCGCACGTCGAGTATCAGACCGAGTCGCGTCACTACGCCCACGTCGACTGCCCCGGTCACGCGGACTACATCAAGAACATGATCACCGGTGCCGCCCAGATGGACGGCGCGATCCTGGTGGTCGCCGCGACCGACGGCCCGATGCCGCAGACCAAGGAGCACGTGCTCCTGGCCCGCCAGGTCGGCGTCCCCTACATCGTTGTCGCGCTGAACAAGGCCGACATGGTGGACGACGAGGAGATCCTGGAGCTCGTCGAGCTCGAGGTGCGTGAACTCCTCTCCGAGTACGAGTTCCCGGGCGACGACCTGCCGGTCGTGCGTGTCTCGGCGCTCAAGGCGCTCGAGGGCGACAAGGAGTGGGGCGAGAAGCTCCTCGGTCTCATGGCGGCCGTGGACGAGTCGATCCCGACTCCGACGCGTGACGTCGAGAAGCCGTTCCTGATGCCGATCGAGGACGTCTTCACGATCACCGGTCGTGGCACCGTCGTCACCGGCCGTATCGAGCGCGGTGTGCTCAAGGTCAACGAGACCGTCGACATCATCGGCATCAAGACCGAGAAGACCACCACCACGGTCACCGGTATCGAGATGTTCCGCAAGCTGCTCGACGAGGGCCAGGCCGGTGAGAACGTCGGTCTGCTGCTTCGTGGCATCAAGCGCGAGGATGTCGAGCGCGGCCAGGTCATCATCAAGCCGGGCACGGTCACCCCGCACACCGAGTTCGAGGCGCAGGCGTACATCCTGTCCAAGGACGAGGGCGGCCGTCACACGCCGTTCTTCAACAACTACCGTCCGCAGTTCTACTTCCGTACCACGGACGTGACCGGCGTGGTGACCCTCCCCGAGGGCACCGAGATGGTCATGCCGGGCGACAACACCGCCATGAGCGTTCAGCTGATCCAGCCGATCGCCATGGAGGAGGGCCTGAAGTTCGCCATCCGTGAGGGTGGTCGGACCGTGGGTGCCGGGCAGGTCACGAAGATCAACAAGTAA
- a CDS encoding TetR family transcriptional regulator translates to MSADRTTPTDTGADTGAGTSADQEPAPEPRAGRARDSAASKQALLHAAQALFGQKGFERTTIREIGERAGVDAALIARYFGNKAELYVAAVVAEDTAARGPGAFEGLPQIADTLVSRSDERGPGPIMQALIRADTSPEIRVAAGDRIARRVVDPLAAEMTARNLDRPRLRAEVAVSALYGISLGRSLGWFEEIQSVPKDELVALIVEALTALTGEDPADR, encoded by the coding sequence GTGAGCGCGGACCGGACGACGCCCACGGATACGGGTGCGGATACGGGTGCGGGTACGAGTGCGGACCAGGAGCCGGCGCCCGAGCCCAGGGCCGGCCGGGCCCGGGACTCCGCCGCCAGCAAGCAGGCGCTGCTGCACGCGGCGCAGGCGCTCTTCGGCCAGAAGGGCTTCGAGCGCACCACGATCCGCGAGATCGGCGAGCGGGCCGGGGTCGACGCCGCACTGATCGCCCGCTACTTCGGCAACAAGGCGGAGCTCTACGTGGCCGCGGTGGTCGCGGAGGACACCGCCGCCCGGGGGCCCGGGGCCTTCGAGGGGCTGCCGCAGATCGCGGACACCCTGGTCAGCAGGTCCGACGAACGCGGGCCCGGCCCGATCATGCAGGCGCTCATCCGGGCCGACACCTCCCCGGAGATCCGGGTGGCCGCGGGGGACCGGATCGCCCGCCGCGTCGTCGACCCGCTCGCCGCCGAGATGACCGCCCGGAACCTCGACCGCCCCCGGCTGCGTGCCGAGGTCGCCGTCTCGGCGCTCTACGGCATCAGCCTCGGCCGTTCGCTCGGCTGGTTCGAGGAGATCCAGTCCGTGCCGAAGGACGAGCTGGTCGCGCTCATCGTCGAGGCGCTCACCGCACTGACGGGTGAGGATCCGGCGGACCGGTGA
- a CDS encoding polysaccharide pyruvyl transferase family protein — translation MNSTFPPGTPHRDPTARTTTADIATASAAELTGKRRIAFASYVDEAALPAFLTLLRSLALSNPAVCEDFVVLHDGPAGPPGADRIKALHPRVRFRAVDAARYEGYGSDPSAYFPLEVFRIRDYDTVIVLDPGSLVVGGIGELLALREGLAAVPRSGDRDRLGGGPLVVQSEYLTDAFCARLDAAAGDSHLAVLDAALAGEFVPLAAADGVAGPGEAEARRRELDLSDEDFQAAYMTVKGGRHHDLQVHLGTPYVARTGHLYSAANIATAHIAAGEYQEAVDLLESVHIPVDEAWPHEVLGHALMSVSRYDEARAHLLLATAVPSRAAAAYGRLAQIAWVHGDDRAAQRYALDGLAVDPTHRTNREMQIRTLDRPEPPEGPADQQLAHVAFYMPQKGNAGDKLLPESVRLTFDPDFGPRRWHSIHAHRLFDEAALERVNARRGLVIGGGGLFLPDTAPNGNSAWQWNVPDDRLNRIDVPVIVYAVGFNVFDGQSYRQQRFAAALRALVEKASFFGLRNHGSVEKVRALLPASLRDKVRFQPCPTTVTRQLVAGWTDPAEREDTVLINAAYDRAGLRFGHDYAHFLAEMAKAARALGAHAEVKVVAHSLDDERIAFDLRREHGISLPVIPMYGFENDEIRDVFARTKLVIGMRGHAGMIPFGCGTPIISLISHPKMAYFLADIDRPEWGVSVHDRHLGAVLTERAVGVLHDHGAAVADVHGRQQELWKVTQGNAADLQALLPRR, via the coding sequence ATGAACAGCACCTTCCCGCCCGGCACCCCCCACCGGGACCCCACCGCCCGGACCACCACCGCGGACATCGCGACGGCCTCGGCCGCCGAACTGACCGGCAAGCGCCGGATCGCCTTCGCGTCCTACGTCGACGAGGCCGCGCTGCCCGCTTTCCTGACGCTGCTGCGCAGCCTCGCCCTGTCCAATCCCGCCGTCTGCGAGGACTTCGTCGTCCTGCACGACGGGCCGGCCGGCCCGCCCGGCGCGGACCGGATCAAAGCGCTGCACCCGCGGGTCCGGTTCCGCGCCGTGGACGCGGCCCGCTACGAGGGTTATGGGTCCGACCCCTCCGCGTACTTCCCGCTGGAGGTCTTCCGCATCCGCGACTACGACACGGTGATCGTCCTCGATCCCGGTTCGCTGGTGGTCGGCGGGATCGGTGAACTGCTCGCGCTGCGCGAGGGTTTGGCCGCCGTACCGCGGAGCGGTGACCGCGACCGGCTCGGCGGCGGCCCGCTGGTGGTCCAGAGCGAGTACCTGACCGACGCCTTCTGCGCGCGGCTCGACGCCGCCGCAGGCGACAGCCACCTCGCCGTCCTCGACGCGGCCCTGGCCGGGGAGTTCGTCCCGCTGGCCGCCGCCGACGGCGTGGCCGGGCCCGGCGAGGCCGAGGCCAGGCGGCGTGAACTCGACCTGTCCGACGAGGACTTCCAGGCCGCGTACATGACCGTCAAGGGCGGTCGCCACCACGACCTGCAGGTGCACCTCGGCACCCCGTACGTCGCCCGCACCGGTCATCTCTACAGCGCCGCGAACATCGCCACCGCGCACATCGCGGCGGGCGAGTACCAGGAAGCCGTGGATCTCCTGGAGTCGGTGCACATCCCGGTGGACGAAGCGTGGCCGCACGAGGTGCTCGGGCACGCCCTGATGAGCGTCTCCCGCTACGACGAGGCCCGCGCCCACCTGCTGCTGGCCACCGCGGTCCCCAGCCGGGCGGCCGCCGCGTACGGCCGGCTGGCGCAGATCGCCTGGGTGCACGGTGACGACCGCGCGGCCCAGCGGTACGCGCTGGACGGTCTGGCCGTCGACCCGACGCACCGCACCAACCGCGAGATGCAGATCCGTACGCTGGACCGGCCGGAGCCGCCGGAGGGCCCGGCGGACCAGCAACTCGCCCATGTCGCCTTCTACATGCCGCAGAAGGGCAACGCGGGCGACAAGCTGCTGCCCGAGTCGGTACGGCTCACCTTCGACCCGGACTTCGGTCCCCGCCGCTGGCACTCCATCCACGCGCACCGGCTCTTCGACGAGGCGGCGCTGGAGCGGGTCAACGCGCGGCGCGGGCTGGTCATCGGCGGGGGCGGGCTCTTCCTCCCGGACACCGCGCCCAACGGCAACAGCGCGTGGCAGTGGAACGTCCCGGACGACCGGCTCAACCGGATCGACGTGCCCGTCATCGTCTACGCGGTCGGTTTCAACGTCTTCGACGGCCAGTCCTACCGGCAGCAGCGGTTCGCGGCGGCGCTGCGGGCGCTGGTGGAGAAGGCGTCCTTCTTCGGGCTGCGCAACCACGGGTCGGTGGAGAAGGTTCGCGCGCTGCTGCCCGCGTCGCTGCGGGACAAGGTGCGGTTCCAGCCGTGTCCGACGACCGTGACGCGGCAGCTCGTCGCGGGCTGGACGGATCCCGCGGAGCGGGAGGACACGGTGCTGATCAACGCGGCGTACGACCGGGCGGGGCTGCGGTTCGGCCATGACTACGCGCACTTCCTGGCGGAGATGGCGAAGGCGGCGCGGGCGCTGGGCGCCCACGCCGAGGTGAAGGTGGTCGCCCACTCGCTCGACGACGAGCGCATCGCCTTCGACCTCCGGCGCGAGCACGGGATCTCGTTGCCGGTGATTCCGATGTACGGCTTCGAGAACGACGAGATCCGGGATGTGTTCGCCCGTACGAAGCTGGTGATCGGCATGCGCGGGCACGCGGGGATGATTCCCTTCGGGTGCGGGACCCCGATCATCAGCCTGATCTCCCACCCGAAGATGGCGTACTTCCTCGCGGACATCGACCGGCCGGAGTGGGGCGTCTCCGTGCACGACCGTCACCTGGGCGCGGTGCTGACGGAGCGGGCGGTGGGGGTGCTTCACGACCACGGGGCGGCGGTGGCGGACGTGCATGGGCGGCAGCAGGAGCTGTGGAAGGTCACGCAGGGCAATGCGGCGGACCTCCAAGCCCTCCTCCCCCGGAGGTAG
- a CDS encoding DUF1707 and DUF4190 domain-containing protein, with translation MLAGDADRDRAANVLREAFAEGRLTQDEYEERIGRAFQARTYEELDVLTEDIPKPPPPPVPAAFRPYPTPYPRYPAPPYGPPQTNGKAVASLAVSIVAGWSFGVGPVVAIALGHTAKREIRRNGGTGDGLATAGLVIGYLSLALWVLVFIAAVTGS, from the coding sequence ATGCTGGCCGGGGATGCGGATCGGGATCGGGCGGCGAACGTCCTGCGCGAGGCGTTCGCCGAGGGGCGGTTGACCCAGGACGAGTACGAGGAGCGGATCGGCCGCGCCTTCCAGGCACGTACGTACGAGGAGTTGGACGTCCTCACCGAGGACATCCCCAAGCCGCCACCGCCACCCGTACCGGCCGCCTTCCGGCCGTACCCGACCCCGTACCCCCGCTACCCCGCGCCGCCCTACGGCCCGCCGCAGACGAACGGGAAGGCGGTCGCCTCGCTGGCCGTCTCCATCGTGGCCGGCTGGAGCTTCGGCGTCGGACCGGTGGTGGCGATCGCCCTGGGCCACACCGCCAAGCGGGAGATCCGGCGGAACGGCGGCACCGGCGACGGCCTGGCGACAGCAGGCCTGGTCATCGGCTACCTCAGCCTCGCCCTGTGGGTGCTGGTCTTCATCGCGGCGGTGACCGGAAGCTGA
- the rpsG gene encoding 30S ribosomal protein S7, translating into MPRKGPAPKRPVIIDPVYGSPLVTSLVNKILLHGKRSTAERIVYGALEGLREKAGADPVITLKRALENIKPTLEVKSRRVGGATYQVPVEVRPGRQNTLALRWLVGYSRARREKTMTERLMNEILDASNGLGASVKRREDTHKMAESNKAFAHYRW; encoded by the coding sequence ATGCCTCGTAAGGGCCCCGCCCCGAAGCGCCCGGTCATCATCGACCCGGTTTACGGCTCCCCGCTGGTGACGTCGCTGGTCAACAAGATCCTGCTGCACGGCAAGCGCTCCACCGCCGAGCGCATCGTCTACGGCGCGCTGGAAGGCCTCCGTGAGAAGGCCGGCGCCGACCCGGTGATCACGCTGAAGCGCGCGCTGGAGAACATCAAGCCGACCCTTGAGGTCAAGTCCCGCCGCGTCGGCGGTGCGACCTACCAGGTGCCGGTCGAGGTCCGCCCGGGCCGGCAGAACACGCTGGCCCTGCGCTGGCTGGTCGGCTACTCCCGCGCCCGCCGCGAGAAGACCATGACCGAGCGGCTGATGAACGAGATCCTCGACGCCAGCAATGGCCTGGGGGCCTCCGTGAAGCGCCGCGAGGACACGCACAAGATGGCCGAGTCCAACAAGGCCTTCGCGCACTACCGCTGGTAG